In the genome of Flaviflexus ciconiae, one region contains:
- a CDS encoding MerR family transcriptional regulator gives MKISELAQQAHVPVSAVKYYQREGLLPPADKTAPNQTDYTETHVRRVRLVRALLGVGGLTVAAAKEIIAALDTSPTFDVFGIAQYAMGVPKASGDEPSEKARQRILDLANKQGWDISEGNPGWAMAARALEGMWTIGVELDGDYLSAYASAASTVAAADLGALAKLSDPDRQIEVMVVGGVLGHPLLIGLRRLAQEDSGRKLFPCSE, from the coding sequence GTGAAGATATCTGAACTAGCGCAACAGGCCCATGTGCCGGTATCCGCGGTGAAGTACTACCAACGGGAGGGCCTCCTCCCGCCCGCTGACAAAACCGCACCCAATCAAACCGATTACACAGAAACTCATGTCCGGCGAGTGCGTCTTGTTCGGGCACTTCTTGGGGTGGGTGGCCTCACGGTTGCCGCCGCAAAAGAAATCATAGCCGCACTCGACACCAGCCCAACCTTCGACGTGTTCGGGATCGCCCAGTATGCAATGGGAGTTCCCAAAGCCTCAGGGGATGAGCCAAGCGAAAAAGCGCGGCAACGAATCTTAGATCTTGCCAATAAACAGGGTTGGGACATATCCGAAGGCAACCCGGGGTGGGCGATGGCGGCGAGGGCCCTCGAAGGCATGTGGACCATCGGAGTCGAACTCGATGGTGACTACCTGTCCGCATATGCCTCTGCCGCAAGCACTGTTGCGGCCGCGGATCTCGGTGCGCTTGCGAAACTTTCTGACCCGGATAGGCAAATTGAAGTTATGGTCGTTGGCGGCGTGCTCGGGCACCCGCTATTGATTGGCCTGCGCCGCCTGGCGCAGGAAGATAGCGGCCGGAAACTGTTCCCCTGTTCCGAGTAA
- a CDS encoding NAD-dependent epimerase/dehydratase family protein → MGNQNHVVLGGNGVTGTETIKALGPRGVNAISVGRRSHPDRAVRSHIADVLDPDQAARALAGAEVAYLTVGLPYSAKSWQERWPLILGNTVDAATKTGTHLVYLDNVYAYGKVDGPMTEQVRIRPSSKKGQVRAEALGMLGSAARERGLSYSIARSSDFYGPGASMSVFNMFAIEPAAKGKKGSWIFNANVPHSLTYTPDTGQALATLGTDPRGRSGTWHIPTAPALTGRQCLEILTGPGVGTKVMSQMYMRIGGLFNEAARETLEMAYQYTCPHILDSHLFESTFGVAPTPIEEGIAQTLRAARAELRELDATSA, encoded by the coding sequence ATGGGGAATCAAAACCACGTTGTCCTCGGAGGCAACGGAGTAACCGGAACGGAAACGATCAAGGCACTTGGGCCCAGGGGAGTCAACGCCATCTCCGTGGGACGGCGCTCGCACCCGGACCGGGCAGTGCGTTCCCATATCGCGGATGTCCTCGATCCTGATCAAGCCGCTCGCGCGCTTGCTGGTGCGGAGGTTGCCTATCTGACGGTCGGATTGCCCTACTCCGCCAAGAGCTGGCAGGAGCGGTGGCCACTCATCCTCGGGAACACCGTCGATGCTGCGACCAAGACTGGCACACACCTTGTCTACCTCGACAACGTGTACGCCTACGGCAAGGTCGATGGTCCAATGACGGAGCAGGTCCGAATAAGGCCATCCAGCAAGAAGGGGCAGGTGCGGGCCGAGGCTCTCGGCATGCTTGGCTCCGCGGCCAGGGAGCGGGGGCTGTCCTATTCCATAGCGCGTAGCTCCGACTTCTACGGGCCGGGTGCTTCCATGAGCGTGTTCAACATGTTTGCCATCGAACCGGCTGCCAAGGGAAAGAAGGGTTCGTGGATATTTAATGCCAACGTGCCGCACTCCCTGACCTATACCCCAGACACCGGGCAAGCGCTCGCCACACTGGGAACGGATCCGCGGGGGAGGAGCGGCACCTGGCACATCCCCACCGCACCCGCGTTGACCGGCAGGCAATGCCTGGAGATTCTGACGGGACCCGGGGTCGGCACGAAGGTCATGTCGCAGATGTACATGCGGATTGGTGGACTGTTCAACGAGGCCGCCAGGGAAACGTTGGAGATGGCGTACCAGTACACCTGCCCCCACATCCTCGACTCCCACTTGTTCGAGTCAACGTTTGGCGTGGCACCGACCCCTATAGAAGAGGGGATAGCTCAAACACTTCGTGCGGCCAGGGCTGAGCTACGGGAGCTGGATGCCACGAGTGCCTGA
- the rpsJ gene encoding 30S ribosomal protein S10: MAGQKIRIRLKSYDHEVIDNAAKKLVDEVTRTGAQVVGPVPLPTEKNVYCVIRSPHKYKDSRDHFEKRTHKRLIDIIDPTPKTIDSLQQIDFSGDVSVEIKL; this comes from the coding sequence ATGGCGGGACAGAAAATCCGCATCCGGCTCAAGTCATATGACCATGAGGTCATTGATAACGCGGCGAAGAAGCTCGTCGACGAAGTGACTCGTACCGGTGCACAGGTAGTTGGCCCGGTGCCGCTGCCCACCGAGAAGAACGTTTACTGTGTTATTCGTTCGCCCCACAAGTACAAGGACAGCCGCGATCACTTTGAGAAGCGTACGCATAAGCGGCTGATCGACATCATCGATCCCACGCCGAAGACCATCGATTCGCTCCAGCAGATCGACTTTTCAGGCGACGTTAGCGTCGAGATCAAGCTCTGA
- the rplC gene encoding 50S ribosomal protein L3, whose translation MSNKTEAVAAAPKALLGTKLGMTQVWDEAGRLIPVTVVRVGTNVVTQVRTPEVDGYSAIQLAVGDKKPKNVTQPMQGHFAAAGTTPKRYLAEIRTSAAGEFEKGQELNADVFAAGDSVDVVGTTKGKGTAGVMKRHGFAGVGASHGQHRNHRKAGSIGGASTPSRVFRGLRMAGRMGNARRTVQNLTIQSVDLENGLLLVAGAVPGNKGGLVVVRTATKGA comes from the coding sequence ATGTCCAACAAAACTGAAGCGGTTGCCGCTGCGCCCAAGGCGCTGCTAGGCACCAAGCTCGGCATGACTCAGGTCTGGGACGAGGCAGGCCGCCTGATCCCGGTCACTGTTGTGCGAGTAGGCACCAACGTTGTTACGCAGGTGCGCACCCCCGAAGTTGACGGTTACTCCGCCATTCAGCTCGCCGTAGGCGACAAGAAGCCGAAGAACGTCACACAGCCCATGCAGGGCCATTTTGCCGCTGCTGGCACCACCCCGAAGCGCTACCTGGCTGAGATTCGTACCTCGGCGGCTGGCGAGTTCGAGAAGGGCCAGGAGCTCAACGCTGACGTCTTCGCCGCTGGCGATTCCGTTGACGTTGTCGGTACCACCAAGGGTAAGGGCACCGCTGGTGTCATGAAGCGCCACGGCTTTGCCGGTGTAGGCGCCTCCCACGGTCAGCACCGTAACCACCGCAAGGCCGGTTCGATCGGTGGGGCTTCGACCCCGTCCCGTGTCTTCCGTGGCCTGCGTATGGCCGGTCGTATGGGCAATGCCCGTCGCACCGTCCAGAACCTCACCATCCAGTCGGTTGATCTCGAGAACGGCCTGCTCCTCGTAGCTGGCGCCGTCCCGGGCAACAAGGGTGGCCTCGTCGTAGTCCGCACCGCCACGAAGGGAGCCTAG